The proteins below are encoded in one region of Bifidobacterium dentium JCM 1195 = DSM 20436:
- a CDS encoding LamB/YcsF family protein, which translates to MNGIDLNSDMGESFGRWRLGDDESLLSVVSSANVACGFHAGDPSVMLRTLETAAARGVTVGAHVAYRDLAGFGRRYVDATPAELKADVMYQIAALEGLAHAAGTAVRYVKPHGALYNRIVRDEVQAAAVVDAIRCVDPSLGVLTQPGAVVGRLAADAGLRVFHEAFADRAYNPDGTLVSRRLPGAVIADPSVVAARVMRMATRHEVEAVDGSVVTLNADSVCVHGDSPSAVAMARAVRANLEAEGIEVLAFAADREETRRDFDGVSGHGVSTPEVSGAARGGISSSIGRQS; encoded by the coding sequence ATGAACGGCATCGATCTGAACAGCGACATGGGCGAGAGCTTCGGGCGTTGGAGACTTGGCGACGACGAGTCGTTGCTCTCGGTGGTTTCGAGTGCGAACGTGGCCTGCGGATTCCATGCGGGCGATCCTTCGGTGATGCTGCGCACGCTGGAGACCGCGGCCGCGCGCGGAGTCACGGTCGGTGCGCACGTCGCCTATCGTGATCTGGCTGGATTCGGACGACGCTACGTCGATGCGACTCCCGCCGAGCTGAAGGCGGACGTGATGTATCAGATCGCCGCGCTGGAGGGACTTGCGCATGCCGCCGGCACCGCCGTACGGTACGTGAAGCCACACGGGGCGCTCTACAACCGGATCGTGCGCGACGAGGTACAGGCCGCTGCGGTGGTGGACGCGATCCGTTGCGTTGACCCAAGCCTGGGTGTGCTTACCCAGCCCGGAGCCGTGGTCGGACGATTGGCGGCGGATGCGGGCCTGCGCGTGTTCCATGAGGCGTTTGCCGACCGGGCCTACAATCCGGACGGTACGCTGGTTTCACGCCGGCTGCCTGGAGCGGTGATCGCCGATCCGTCAGTGGTGGCCGCGCGTGTGATGCGTATGGCCACACGGCATGAAGTCGAAGCGGTTGACGGCTCCGTGGTGACGTTGAACGCTGATTCCGTATGCGTGCATGGCGATTCGCCCTCCGCTGTGGCCATGGCTCGGGCCGTGAGAGCCAATCTGGAGGCTGAAGGCATCGAGGTGCTCGCATTTGCGGCGGATAGGGAAGAGACACGCCGTGATTTCGATGGGGTATCTGGCCATGGTGTGAGCACTCCCGAAGTATCCGGCGCTGCGCGTGGCGGCATATCATCCTCGATTGGCCGGCAATCATGA
- a CDS encoding putative hydro-lyase, with protein sequence MADLDAASTPAAARAAFRAGQVRPTCGVAQGYAQANLMILPKEQAFDFLLFAQRNPKPCPLLEVMEPGVTEPATAPGADIRTDVPMYRVWRRGELVAEVPDIRDYWRSDLVTFVIGCSFTFEFPLMEAGIPVRHITAGRNVPMYDTSIECRPAGAFRSTMVVSMRGIPARQVADACRISGYYPSVHGAPVCVGDPAAIGIEDIAHPDYGDVPVLEPGDIPVFWACGVTPQAAVMASKPEFAITHAPGHMFITDKRDLDYMV encoded by the coding sequence ATGGCTGATCTTGATGCGGCATCCACTCCCGCGGCCGCGCGCGCCGCGTTCCGTGCAGGACAAGTACGCCCGACATGCGGCGTCGCTCAAGGCTATGCGCAGGCGAATCTGATGATTCTGCCGAAAGAGCAGGCCTTTGATTTCCTATTGTTTGCGCAACGCAATCCCAAGCCCTGCCCCTTGCTGGAAGTGATGGAACCGGGCGTCACCGAGCCGGCAACCGCGCCGGGAGCCGACATCCGCACCGACGTACCGATGTATCGCGTGTGGAGGCGTGGTGAGTTGGTGGCTGAAGTGCCGGACATCCGCGACTATTGGCGGTCCGATCTGGTGACGTTCGTAATCGGCTGCAGCTTCACGTTCGAGTTTCCTTTGATGGAGGCCGGAATCCCTGTGCGACACATCACGGCCGGACGCAATGTGCCCATGTACGACACGTCGATCGAATGCCGGCCGGCAGGCGCCTTTCGCTCCACGATGGTGGTGTCGATGCGCGGCATTCCCGCACGGCAGGTGGCCGACGCGTGCCGGATCTCCGGATACTATCCGTCGGTGCACGGGGCTCCCGTATGCGTGGGTGATCCCGCAGCAATTGGCATCGAAGACATCGCACATCCCGACTATGGCGACGTGCCGGTTCTGGAACCGGGCGACATTCCGGTGTTCTGGGCGTGCGGCGTGACTCCGCAGGCGGCGGTGATGGCGTCGAAACCGGAATTCGCGATTACGCATGCGCCGGGCCACATGTTCATCACCGACAAACGCGACCTGGATTACATGGTGTGA